A segment of the Corylus avellana chromosome ca2, CavTom2PMs-1.0 genome:
TATACCGGCATTCCGGCTCTTCGGATGATGTCATGACTGGTCACATTGAGGTGGTCATCTAGAGGAGGATAGACCAGTAGCTCAAACCCAACCTTCTTCTGCAATATTTGAAGTGTCTTTCCCAGTTTTCTGTTGCTCCTTAAAACCTTCACATTTCGCAAGGCAGTCGAACTCTGCAGTTCCGGAGGTGGCACTGTCAGATACTCGAGGTCCTCGAAAACCAAATGCCTAAGCGCTGGCATCGAGCATTTCCCCAGTTCCCATTTtgtaattttcaaatatttcaatTTCAGGACTTGCAGTTGAGGAAACAAATCTGCAATGATAAGGAGGTGATCTTGAAAAAACTTGCAATATTCTAGTTTCAGTATCCGAAGATGGGGAAGTTTTCCCAGCGCTGTGATGATGTCGTCGTTTGCCGAGTCATCTTTCGTCAAGTCAACTGATCGTAAGGTTAGCTTGGTGATTGTGGATGGAAATAAATGCGGATCATTTGGAAGCATAAGACAATCATCAATTGATTCAATTCCCAATACTTGAAGATTATGTAAATGGTGAAAGCTTGCCAACCCATATACCGTTATCGGAAACCGAAATCGTATTCTTAATTTCCTGACATTTGGGAAGTTGTCCATGAGAAGGTAGCGGTGTATTGCGGTGGAAAGGATTTGGAGGTTCAATAGAGATTTATCCAAATGGTAAGGCAGCCTCCCACTCAGATACAGAGTCCTTAAACGTTGTAACTTACATATCCCATTTGGCAAACATTCCACTTCGTGATTAGCCTTAATGTAAAGGGTTTCGAGATTCCTAAGGTTGCCAATGGAATCTGGAATAACTTTTACATCTTCAGAGAGTTGTATCTTCAAGTACCTCAAATGGATTAATGTTTGTATCCTTTCCGGAATGGAGTGGAGTTCTAAATGCTCGAAATGAAGCACCCGAAGCAACTTGAAGTTTTTGTGGACCCAATCCCAATCCTCTGTTTTGAACTTAAATTTACCTGTATGATCTCTGTCAAGGAACAACAAAGAACGGGCACATGTTGGGTCAGAGGGATTTGAAGAAATGTATCCCGGAGTACTACCTTGGATGGAAAGCCTACGAGATTTGTTCGTGGATAAACAATTAAAGTCTGTACGAACCTcaagaaacttttttttagtGCTCTCTGATATGCAGAGATATCGCAAAAGACCATGAATGCGACATGTCTTTACTCCTCCATCTGTCCTCCTGCTACACACTTGGATCAAGTTTCGATCAATCAGCTCCTCCAGGTAGTCTTCAGCAAGATACTCCATGTTTCTATTATTGCTGTTCTGTATAAATCCCTCAGCCATCCACATGTGGATTAATTGCCTCACAGGAATTTCAAAGCCTTCTGGGTATACACCGAAATACAAAAAACATGGTTGTAGCAACTGAGGCAGGTCGGTGTAGCTTAACAACATTATTTCCTTGCATATAGGTGTATTTTGAGATATGGTCCAATTTACACGACCAACAAATCTCGACCATATGTGGAATGTCCTCTCTTTGTTTTCTAAAATTCCTGCTAATGCCACAATTGAAAGAGGTAAGCCAtaacaattttttgcaatttgtcTCCCTAGAGTTTCTAACTCGGGAGGGTAATTTCCTCCTCGAAACACTCTTTTACGAAAGAGTTTCCAGCTTTCATCTTTGTTAAGAAAATCGAGAAAATAGGGAGTATTAAGGCTTGCATGTAAAGCCACTTGTTTTATGCGGCTTGTTATCAATATTTTGCTTCCATTCAATTCATTAGGGAAACATACTTTTACCTCATTCCAGTCTTCAATTCTCCAGATGTCGTCTATGACTACTAAATATCTCTTTCCTTTCAAGTATTCAAACAACTCCTTCTTTAATTCATCCTCACTCATGTCTCCCAGCTTCCTTGTCAGCTGATCTGATTTTGGCATCACAGACTTCAAAATTTCATGCAACAGCTCTCTGATTCTGAAATTTTGAGATACGTACCCCCACCCACAACAATTGAAGTGTGTTTTGATCATAATATTATTGAAGACTTTCCTGGCAAGTGTGGTCTTCCCAAGGCCACCCATGCCGATGATTGAAACGACATCAAGCTGTGAATTCCATATAGTAAGCCGCTTCACCAATGTCGTTGAGTCATGCTCGAAGCCCACCACGTCATCCTCTTCGACTTCTCTCCGACGTCTGTGCAATGCCTCCTCCGCCGCCGCTACTACACTCGCTTCAGCTCTTTCAATGCCGTACCTTTCTTTACTGTTGTAGATTTCGTTGATTTT
Coding sequences within it:
- the LOC132170767 gene encoding disease resistance protein RPP13-like — encoded protein: MADSNSAVSFLLQYLPEVLAQEANFLVGMENEVSSLHRELSLINVFLNNTEGKQTQHEIMKEIDKQIREVAYEAEDIIDTFILKVAEHRRKSVMERIFRSPSHAMMLRNVGKKIVVIKDKINEIYNSKERYGIERAEASVVAAAEEALHRRRREVEEDDVVGFEHDSTTLVKRLTIWNSQLDVVSIIGMGGLGKTTLARKVFNNIMIKTHFNCCGWGYVSQNFRIRELLHEILKSVMPKSDQLTRKLGDMSEDELKKELFEYLKGKRYLVVIDDIWRIEDWNEVKVCFPNELNGSKILITSRIKQVALHASLNTPYFLDFLNKDESWKLFRKRVFRGGNYPPELETLGRQIAKNCYGLPLSIVALAGILENKERTFHIWSRFVGRVNWTISQNTPICKEIMLLSYTDLPQLLQPCFLYFGVYPEGFEIPVRQLIHMWMAEGFIQNSNNRNMEYLAEDYLEELIDRNLIQVCSRRTDGGVKTCRIHGLLRYLCISESTKKKFLEVRTDFNCLSTNKSRRLSIQGSTPGYISSNPSDPTCARSLLFLDRDHTGKFKFKTEDWDWVHKNFKLLRVLHFEHLELHSIPERIQTLIHLRYLKIQLSEDVKVIPDSIGNLRNLETLYIKANHEVECLPNGICKLQRLRTLYLSGRLPYHLDKSLLNLQILSTAIHRYLLMDNFPNVRKLRIRFRFPITVYGLASFHHLHNLQVLGIESIDDCLMLPNDPHLFPSTITKLTLRSVDLTKDDSANDDIITALGKLPHLRILKLEYCKFFQDHLLIIADLFPQLQVLKLKYLKITKWELGKCSMPALRHLVFEDLEYLTVPPPELQSSTALRNVKVLRSNRKLGKTLQILQKKVGFELLVYPPLDDHLNVTSHDIIRRAGMPEK